In Pseudomonas lalkuanensis, the following are encoded in one genomic region:
- a CDS encoding nitroreductase family protein has translation MSDAVRAYHALSKHRPDRFAPGPGQLDWATQPAPFRRYAGARLLELWHRPLEETPAYDAVFAAPVGAPAHLNRASLSQLLYDSLAISAWKEAGASRWALRVNPSSGNLHPTEAYLLLPAGTLEEGALLAHYAADVHGLEIRSQLPAPLAELLSAALPADGFLLGLASIPWREAWKYGERAYRYCQHDLGHALAALAIAASALGWQVRVMGGVAEQSLDALLGLDRRGFVEREYADVLLWVGPAQKKEFALGQPLQDGLAALELHGSPNRLSREQRHWPELERVHQLCRAPRQPLADWRAAEAHAAADNPGLPLRPLLHRRRSAQSMDGRSGIQADLLLAWLRRLMPANSPVPFASLGDARVDLLLFVHRVQGMAPGLYWLARGAAAQSELAQGLREDFLWQRASDELPLYRLLEGDARGLAGFLSCGQDIAADGCVALAMLARFDAALEQGAWRYPRLYWECGQIGQLLYLEAEAAGLSGTGIGCYFDDSVHELLEMADSRWQSLYHFTIGRALWDERLTTLPAYPELRRPPRP, from the coding sequence ATGAGCGATGCCGTGCGTGCCTACCACGCGCTCAGCAAGCACCGCCCGGACCGCTTCGCGCCCGGCCCCGGCCAGCTCGACTGGGCGACCCAGCCGGCGCCCTTCCGCCGCTATGCCGGGGCGCGCCTGCTGGAGTTGTGGCACCGCCCGCTGGAAGAGACGCCGGCCTACGATGCGGTGTTCGCCGCCCCGGTCGGCGCGCCGGCCCACCTGAATCGCGCGAGCCTGTCGCAGCTGCTCTACGACAGCCTGGCCATCTCCGCCTGGAAGGAGGCAGGTGCGAGCCGATGGGCGCTGCGGGTCAATCCGTCGTCCGGCAACCTGCATCCCACCGAGGCCTACCTGCTGTTGCCGGCGGGCACGCTGGAGGAGGGCGCCCTGCTGGCCCACTACGCTGCGGACGTCCATGGACTGGAAATCCGCAGCCAGTTGCCGGCGCCCCTGGCCGAGCTGTTGTCCGCAGCGCTGCCGGCGGATGGTTTCCTGCTGGGGCTCGCCAGCATTCCCTGGCGCGAAGCCTGGAAGTACGGAGAGCGCGCCTACCGCTACTGCCAGCACGATCTGGGCCACGCCCTGGCGGCCCTGGCCATCGCTGCCAGTGCCCTCGGCTGGCAGGTGCGGGTGATGGGCGGAGTCGCTGAACAATCCCTGGATGCCCTGCTGGGGCTGGACCGGCGCGGCTTCGTCGAGCGCGAGTACGCCGATGTGCTGCTGTGGGTAGGCCCGGCGCAGAAAAAGGAATTCGCCCTTGGCCAGCCGCTGCAGGATGGCCTCGCCGCGCTGGAGCTGCATGGCTCGCCCAATCGCCTGTCCCGCGAGCAGCGCCACTGGCCCGAACTGGAGCGGGTCCACCAACTGTGCCGTGCGCCGCGCCAGCCCCTGGCCGACTGGCGCGCGGCCGAAGCCCACGCGGCTGCGGATAACCCCGGACTGCCGTTGCGCCCGCTGTTGCACCGCCGGCGCAGCGCCCAATCCATGGATGGCCGCAGCGGCATCCAGGCTGACCTGCTACTGGCCTGGCTGCGCCGCCTGATGCCGGCCAACTCGCCAGTGCCCTTCGCCAGCCTTGGCGATGCGCGGGTCGACCTGCTGCTGTTCGTCCATCGCGTCCAGGGCATGGCGCCGGGCCTCTACTGGCTGGCCCGCGGGGCCGCCGCGCAAAGCGAACTGGCCCAGGGCCTGCGCGAGGATTTCCTCTGGCAGCGGGCCAGCGACGAGCTGCCGCTGTACCGCCTGCTGGAAGGCGATGCCCGTGGCCTGGCGGGCTTTCTCTCCTGCGGCCAGGACATCGCCGCCGACGGCTGCGTCGCCCTGGCCATGCTGGCCCGTTTCGACGCCGCCCTGGAGCAGGGCGCCTGGCGTTATCCGCGCCTGTACTGGGAGTGCGGGCAAATCGGCCAGTTGCTCTATCTGGAGGCCGAGGCGGCCGGGCTGTCCGGCACCGGTATCGGCTGTTACTTCGACGATTCGGTGCATGAATTGCTGGAAATGGCCGACAGTCGCTGGCAAAGCCTTTACCATTTCACCATTGGCCGCGCGCTGTGGGACGAGCGCCTGACGACGCTGCCGGCCTATCCCGAACTACGACGACCGCCCCGGCCATGA
- the tesB gene encoding acyl-CoA thioesterase II, whose translation MTQVLDELVALLSLESIEENLFRGVSQDLGFRQLFGGQVLGQSLSAASQTVEPERHVHSLHGYFLRPGDASLPVVYSVERVRDGGSFSTRRVTAIQKGQQIFTCSASFQQDEEGFEHQLTMPEVPGPENLPSELELARKNAHLLSERVRDKFLCAKPIEIRPVTVENPFAPRPGEPVKHVWFRADGSLPDIPAIHKYILAYASDFGLLTTSMLPHGVSVWQRFMQVASLDHALWFHRDLRADDWLLYSMDSPWAGNSRGFSRGSIFNRAGQLVASVAQEGLTRLREDWK comes from the coding sequence ATGACCCAGGTGCTCGACGAGCTGGTCGCGTTGCTGAGCCTCGAATCCATCGAAGAGAATCTGTTCCGCGGCGTCAGCCAGGACCTGGGCTTCCGCCAGCTGTTCGGCGGCCAGGTGCTCGGCCAGTCGCTCTCCGCCGCCAGCCAGACGGTCGAGCCCGAGCGCCATGTGCATTCCCTCCACGGTTACTTCCTGCGCCCCGGCGACGCCTCCCTGCCGGTGGTCTACTCGGTGGAGCGGGTGCGTGATGGCGGCAGCTTCAGCACTCGCCGCGTCACCGCCATCCAGAAGGGGCAGCAGATCTTCACCTGCAGCGCGTCCTTCCAGCAGGACGAAGAAGGCTTCGAGCATCAGCTGACCATGCCCGAGGTGCCGGGGCCGGAGAACCTGCCGAGCGAGCTGGAACTGGCGCGAAAGAATGCGCACCTGCTGTCCGAGCGCGTGCGCGACAAGTTCCTCTGCGCCAAGCCCATCGAGATCCGCCCGGTCACCGTGGAAAATCCGTTCGCCCCGCGTCCGGGCGAGCCGGTGAAGCACGTCTGGTTCCGCGCCGATGGCAGCCTTCCGGACATCCCGGCGATCCACAAGTACATCCTCGCCTACGCCTCGGACTTCGGCCTGCTGACCACCTCCATGCTTCCCCACGGCGTGTCGGTCTGGCAGCGGTTCATGCAGGTGGCCAGCCTCGACCATGCCCTGTGGTTCCACCGCGACCTGCGCGCGGACGACTGGTTGCTCTACTCCATGGACAGCCCCTGGGCCGGCAATTCCCGTGGCTTCTCCCGCGGCAGCATCTTCAACCGCGCCGGCCAACTGGTGGCCTCGGTGGCCCAGGAAGGCCTGACCCGCCTGCGTGAGGATTGGAAGTGA
- a CDS encoding HAD family hydrolase, with amino-acid sequence MDGTLTIAVHDFAAIREALDIPPEDDILHHLAALPEVEAAAKHAWLLEHERELALNAQPADGAIELVRELHQRGCQLGILTRNAHELALLTLEAIGLGDCFATDDILGRGEAPPKPHPGGLLHLAGRWRAPPRELVMVGDYRFDLDCGRAAGAATVLVNLPENPWPELADWFARDCGELLEMVRS; translated from the coding sequence ATGGACGGCACCCTGACCATTGCCGTGCATGACTTTGCCGCGATCCGCGAGGCCCTGGACATCCCGCCGGAGGACGACATTCTCCACCACCTCGCCGCCCTGCCCGAGGTCGAGGCCGCTGCCAAGCACGCCTGGCTGCTGGAGCACGAACGGGAGCTGGCGCTGAACGCCCAGCCCGCCGACGGCGCCATCGAACTGGTGCGCGAACTGCATCAGCGTGGCTGCCAACTCGGCATCCTCACCCGCAATGCCCACGAACTGGCCCTGCTGACCCTGGAGGCCATCGGGCTGGGCGACTGCTTCGCTACCGATGACATCCTCGGCCGCGGCGAAGCCCCCCCAAAACCCCACCCCGGCGGCCTGCTGCACCTGGCCGGGCGCTGGCGGGCCCCGCCCCGCGAGCTGGTGATGGTGGGTGACTACCGCTTCGACCTCGACTGCGGCCGCGCCGCAGGGGCCGCAACCGTGCTGGTCAACCTGCCGGAAAACCCCTGGCCGGAACTGGCGGACTGGTTTGCGCGGGATTGTGGGGAGTTGTTGGAGATGGTTCGTTCCTGA
- a CDS encoding endonuclease domain-containing protein — translation MHKTKLDEEHLEFTRALRRSSTDAEQCLWRHLRGRQLVGLKFRRQHPVGPYVLDFYCQEMCVAVELDGGQHYADPERDQLRDSWLAGQGIQVLRFSSREALLETGAVLEKILLVASEL, via the coding sequence ATGCACAAGACAAAGCTCGATGAAGAGCACCTCGAATTCACCCGTGCGCTCAGGCGCTCTTCCACTGATGCCGAACAGTGTCTCTGGCGACATCTGCGGGGGCGGCAATTAGTGGGACTCAAGTTCCGTCGCCAGCACCCGGTTGGTCCGTATGTTCTCGATTTCTATTGCCAGGAGATGTGCGTGGCAGTGGAACTCGACGGCGGGCAGCACTACGCGGATCCGGAGCGGGATCAATTGCGCGATAGCTGGCTGGCAGGACAGGGGATTCAGGTGTTGCGCTTCAGTTCGAGAGAGGCGTTGCTGGAGACGGGGGCGGTGTTGGAAAAGATTCTGCTGGTGGCGTCGGAGCTGTAG
- the ypfJ gene encoding KPN_02809 family neutral zinc metallopeptidase yields MRWQRARRSDNVEDAGGVGGGGMRLGGGKGLGLGGIAIVVVVALLMGEDPLQILGQITQQNASVNPQQQSAMPSGTPEEREFVRAILGDTEDTWRSIFQAAGRQYQDPTLVLFNGGVQSACGFASSAVGPFYCPGDRKVYLDLDFFEEMASRFQAAGDFAQAYVIAHEVGHHVQTLLGVSAKVNAARQRGEKVEGDNGLLVRQELQADCLAGVWAYHAQKRLNWLEPGDLEEALNAANAIGDDRLQRQGRGQVVPDSFTHGTSAQRVRWFKIGFEKGEVGRCDTFSTARL; encoded by the coding sequence ATGCGCTGGCAACGAGCGCGTCGTAGCGACAATGTGGAAGACGCCGGAGGCGTGGGTGGCGGCGGCATGCGCCTGGGCGGAGGCAAGGGGCTGGGCCTGGGCGGAATCGCGATTGTGGTGGTAGTCGCCCTGCTGATGGGCGAGGACCCGCTGCAGATCCTCGGCCAGATCACCCAGCAGAACGCCTCGGTCAATCCGCAACAGCAGTCGGCCATGCCATCAGGCACCCCGGAGGAGCGCGAGTTCGTCCGCGCCATCCTCGGTGACACCGAGGACACCTGGCGCTCGATCTTCCAGGCCGCCGGCCGCCAGTACCAGGATCCTACCCTGGTGCTGTTCAACGGCGGCGTGCAATCGGCCTGCGGCTTCGCCTCCTCGGCGGTCGGCCCGTTCTATTGTCCGGGCGATCGCAAGGTCTACCTGGATCTGGACTTCTTCGAGGAAATGGCCAGCCGCTTCCAGGCCGCCGGCGACTTCGCCCAGGCCTACGTGATCGCCCATGAAGTGGGCCACCACGTGCAGACCCTTCTGGGCGTCTCCGCGAAGGTCAACGCCGCCCGCCAGCGCGGCGAAAAGGTGGAAGGCGACAACGGCCTGCTGGTGCGCCAGGAACTCCAGGCCGACTGCCTGGCCGGCGTCTGGGCCTACCACGCGCAGAAACGCCTCAACTGGCTGGAGCCCGGCGACCTGGAAGAAGCCCTGAACGCCGCCAACGCCATCGGCGACGACCGCCTGCAGCGCCAGGGCCGTGGCCAGGTGGTGCCGGACTCCTTCACCCACGGAACCTCGGCGCAGCGGGTGCGCTGGTTCAAGATAGGGTTCGAGAAGGGGGAAGTGGGGCGCTGCGATACGTTTTCGACGGCGAGGCTTTAA